The Maniola hyperantus chromosome 12, iAphHyp1.2, whole genome shotgun sequence genome has a segment encoding these proteins:
- the LOC117987333 gene encoding retinol dehydrogenase 14-like: protein MLLVAFIVILLIIKFLIIIWTYRKVSSGMCKFSGHLVGKVVIVTGANSGIGFETAKDLAQRGARVILACRSLERGACAKQKIIASSGNKDVRILQLDLESFTSIRKFVDSIYETEKRLDVLINNAGMYVTDNKMTDDGVLRGMQINYFGPFLLTSLLLPLLEKSAPSRIVNVSSFLYALGRIDFDKLNVESCKHKVYRNAKLCTMLITTELERRLKGTGVTANCLHPGVVSTNMISNLNNIVILTVLKLLQSFFKNSWEGAQTSIYLAVSPEVEKVSGKYFKDCQLAELTPKAQNIDVAHKLWDVSEKIVKLK, encoded by the coding sequence ATGTTACTGGTGGCGTTTATTgtcatattattaataattaaattcctAATAATTATTTGGACTTATAGGAAAGTATCGAGTGGAATGTGCAAGTTCAGTGGGCATTTAGTCGGAAAGGTGGTGATAGTGACCGGTGCTAATTCAGGAATAGGCTTTGAAACAGCAAAAGATCTAGCTCAGAGAGGAGCTCGAGTCATTTTAGCCTGCAGGAGTTTGGAACGAGGAGCATGTGCAAAGCAAAAAATAATAGCTTCTTCAGGAAACAAAGACGTTCGTATTCTTCAACTAGATTTGGAATCTTTCACATCAATAAGAAAGTTCGTCGATAGTATTTATGAAACTGAAAAACGACTAGATGTATTGATAAACAACGCAGGAATGTATGTGACTGATAATAAAATGACAGACGATGGGGTGCTTCGAGGAATGCAAATTAATTACTTTGGACCATTTCTTTTAACTTCACTTCTACTACCGTTGTTAGAAAAGTCTGCGCCGAGTCGCATAGTCAACGTTTCATCGTTTTTGTATGCGCTAGGAAgaatcgattttgataaattaaatgTGGAAAGCTGCAAACATAAAGTTTATCGAAATGCAAAACTCTGCACTATGCTTATAACTACTGAACTAGAACGGAGACTCAAAGGAACAGGAGTTACAGCTAACTGTTTACATCCTGGCGTTGTTAGCACGAATATGATATCCaatcttaataatattgtaatattgacAGTTTTAAAGTTGCTTCAATCATTTTTCAAGAATTCGTGGGAAGGAGCTCAAACTTCTATATATTTGGCTGTGTCGCCTGAGGTTGAAAAAGTGAGTGGAAAGTATTTTAAAGACTGTCAATTAGCAGAACTCACACCCAAAGCACAAAATATAGATGTTGCTCATAAATTGTGGGACGTCTCAgagaaaattgtaaaattaaaataa